GAGAATGAACTGCCGAGGGTTCAGGGCAAGACGGTGGTGCTTACCGGGGCATTGACTGGAATGACGCGCGCTGAGGCTACGGCTGCTTTGGAGGCGATCGGAGCCTACGTATTGCCTTCCGTCACGAAGAAGACGGACATGGTGTTCTACGGTGGAAAGCCCGGGTCGAAGCTCGCCAAAGCCGAGTCGCTGGGAATTCCGGTCTATGATGAGAGTGTGTTGAACGCGCTTTTGGAGTCCGAGCCCATCGTGGCGGTGGAATCTCGGGATGCACCTTCAGCCAAAGTCCTTCAGGAGATCGAAGACGGTGAAGTTGTAGAGGTCAAGGGCTCAGGGGCGTCTCCTTATCAGGTCAAGAATGTGGGCGGGGTCTATTCGTGTTCATGCCCGGCTTGGCGCAATCAATCGGTCGCTATTGATGTCCGGACCTGCAAGCATTTGCGGGCGATTCGCGGCGAGGAAGCTGAGGCTGAGCGATGCGGCGGTGAGCATAATGTTCGCAAGACCGCGAAAACTGAGAGCGATAAGCCCCAGCTCCTCTTGGCGCAGAGTTGGGAGACCCATGTCGATCCTTCGGGCTGGTGGATGAGTGAGAAGCTCGATGGTGTCAGGGCGTATTGGGACGGCTCCACGTTCTGGTCGCGGCAGGGAAATGAGTTTTTGGCACCCGATTGGTTCGTCGAAGGTCTTCCCGAGACGCCGTTGGACGGTGAGCTCTGGATGGCTCGGGGCGCATTCCAAAAGACGGTGGGGATTGTGAAGCGGCAGGATAGAGGCAAGCTCTGGGCGGACCTAAAGTACGTGGTTTTCGATGCGCCGGACCACGGTGGTGTGTTCGAAGACCGCCTGGACTTTCTCCACAAAACTCTCGCGCCCGGTGCGCATGAATACGGGCTCGCCCTTGAGCACGCGCTTTGTGAAGGCTTTGACCACCTGGCAGAAGAACTGAGGCGCGTGGAGTCGCTCGGTGGCGAAGGGCTGATGCTCCGCGAGAAGGGGTCACTCTATATTGGGAGCCGTTCAACCACGCTGCTAAAGGTCAAGACGTTCTACGATGCCGAGGCTAAAGTCATTGGCTACACGGACGGTGCTGGGCGTCATCGGGGTCGAATTGGCGCGCTGATGTTGGCCCGGCCTGACGGTATCACCTTCAATTGCGGGACGGGTTTGTCCGATGCTGAACGCAAAAATCCGCCGGCGCTCGGCACCATAGTAACGTACCGATTCCAGGAGCTGACGGATGGTGGTGTGCCGCGTTTCCCCTCGTACATTGGTGTTCGAGCAGACGCTGAATGGCCAGACGATGCTTAGAACTATTCTTGGATGGGTGTCGGGATACAGACTTTGCGCAATGTTCCGGGCTGATTGAGGCGTTGCTCGACTTCGCACGAGTAGCCCTCACGGCATTCACCGCTTTCGGTGCATTGAAGCACGCAGCTGCCGTTACCGTCACCCAAATCCACACAGAATGTAGTCGGGCGTCGGGCGAGGTCAGGACAGGTGGTTGTGCACGGCATGGTGCAAAATCCGCCGGGCAAGTCTGTGTCGCACTGTGTGTCTTGTGAGCACGAATCGCTGGACTCGCACGAGCCACCAACCCAACCATCGTGGGCGTGAGGCGCAACCCAGTCTGGGTCGCATTGAGGGTTTGTGACGAGGTCATCATTGGGTGAGAGTAGATAGCGGCTCCCCATAAGACGCGTGACGTGCTGGCGAGCATCCGCGTATTTTCCAACGCGGTCCACGGATTCAAGGGTGAGTCCGTTGCCGGTATCTGTCATATGGAGCGGTATGTATCGTGCCCCACGAACTTTGACGCCTTCGGCAGTTCGGGCGAGCCCAAGGTAGAGGATAAGTGTGGAACGCCGAGGTAGTTGGCGCTGCCCGCTCACAAAGTTGCCGTGGGAATACATTACGAAAGTCTCTCGACCATCGGATGTCACATAGCGCTCCCAGGGCTGAATCACGTGGGGATGATTTCCGAGGATAGCGATGGCACCGGCTTCCAAGAATCGATGGGCCAGTTGGAACTGTTCGCGGCTTGGGTTGGCCGTATATTCTGCTCCCCAATGCGGTGTCACAATCACCGCGTCCAGGTCGCTGCGCGCGGAAAGTGTCTGGATCATCGACTCGATCTTGTCCGCGTGTTGAAAGCACATCAAGACTTGCTTGTGAGGGTCAGGGATACCGTTGGTTCCATAGGTGCACGCCAGGAACGCGACTTTCCAGCCTTTGGCCTCGACAACGGTCCACCAGTCTTCGCTCGAGCTATCGCTCTTTCGCACGCCGGTGTGAGGCAAGCCACGTTGGTTCAATTCGTCAATAGTGCGGTCTGCCCCAAGGCTTCGGCGGTCCAAGCTGTGGTTATTCGCTGTGGAAACCACGTCCACGCCGCTTGCCATCAAGTCGTCTAGCAGAGCCGGGTGGTAGTTGAACATCGGGTAGCTGGTGTAGACGACATTATCATAACGCAGTCCCGGGTCTGGGACGTCGCGACCGTATGCATTGGTTCCGGGAGCGGTGGGGCCCTCCAGATTTGCGTAGGTAATGTCTGCCTGCTCCATCAGGTCTTTGACCCCGCTCCATAGGCTTATGTAGCGGTCAGGCTCAGCAAAGGCTTGTTGTTGGAGTCGGGCGTGAAGCAGCACATCTCCAACCGACGCAATGGTTAACTCGTCTCCGGTCTCACACGCCGCATCGAACTCAATGTCTGCACCAAATCCGGTGGGCGAATCGGCCTTTCCAGCGACGAATTCTTCGTACTCGTCGCCTTCTTCGGTATCACCCGAAGGATCAAAGTTGAGTTCTTCAGTATCATCGGTACCGCAGGCCACTAGTGCCGAACACGTCAACGCCAGCCAAAAAATTCGCCTCATAACTCCTCCATCCATTCATCAAATCAGCACGCGGTTTCTACGTGAATTCTCAGGGATCGGCAAATGAAGCGACGTTTAGACGTCTTGGTTTTCAATTTGTAGACGAAGAGTCCTATTTTTGTGGTTCGATCAGTGCTTCTAATGGGGCTTATAAGTATCTGTAAAACAAACGATTTATGGGGTTTTGTATGGACCGCCCCTTTCCGATAGTGCCTGCTTGCACAAAAAATTTCCTCAAATCCCTAAGCTCCGCTAAGATGGCAGGAGTCGTGCCGTTGCGGGTTTGGAGTGATTGTCACCCGAGCAATGGACATTAGGGTAGTGAAGTAGGTACTTCACTCCGCCAAGGAGATGGGCCGTATGTTGACCCTGACCAGGAAGGTTGGTGAATCGATACGGATTGGTAACGATATAGAAATCGTCGTCAAAGAGATTCGTCGCAATCAGGTTCGTATCGGAATAATCGCACCACGCGACGTGCCAATCTATCGAGAAGAAGTTTACGATAACCTCAAGCCTGAAGACGGTGATGAGGACCCTGAGTCCTAAGGCTGCGCAAGCCCTCGGGCCTTGAGGATAAGCTCTGTTTTGAGCGTATGCAGTCTTGCGTCAAATCCCACTGGATATTCATGGGGGTTCATGAATCTGCGAATCGACGCGTGGAATTTAAGCAGCTCAGTGCGCGCGCGCCGGCGTGCCGCCTCAGCGCCCGGGCTTTGATAGACACGAGAACCGTCCCTGAATATCGGAACGAGGAGCTCCTCAAATTCAAAGGTCGAGACCGGTTTTCGCCTCGTGAAATCAGCCGGGTCCACAAGCGTTGCGGGTTCATCAATGCCAGAAAGTTCGTCGTAAATCAGGTCGCCTGCGTAGGTCTGACCATCAAAGTAGCGGCGAACGCCAAGGATGCCAGGCGTGGATACCTTCACCGCTTGTTCTGAGAGTTTGAGTCGATGTTCCCAATCGCCACCTTTCTCTCGAATCGCGGCGAGCTTGTATACGCCGCCGAGCGCGGGCTGGTCGTAGGCCGTGGCCAATTGTGTGCCGACGCCCCAGACATCAATTCTTGCGCCCTGAGCCTTCAAAGACTCGATGATATTCTCGTTCAAATCATTGCTCGCCACGATCTTGGCGTCGTTCAGCCCAGCCTGGTCCAGAATCTTTCGGGCCTCGATCGAAAGATAGGCTAAATCTCCGGAATCCAGACGAATTCCACCGAGTCGGTGCCCCTTTTCCTCAATGATTTTGGCCATTTCAGTCGCACGACGCACACCGTCGAGGGTGTCGTAGGTATCCACCAAAAAGACCGAGTTATGAGGCATGGCGCGGGCATAAGCTTCAAACGCTTCGCGCTCAGTATCAAAGGACATCACCCAGCTATGGGCGTGGGTTCCCTTCACAGGAATGCCGAATTTCATTCCGGCGAGCACGTTTGACGTGGCGTCAGCCCCGCCGACATATGCCGCGCGGCTGGCCGCCATGGCGCCATCTGGGCCCTGGGCACGTCTCATGCCGAACTCAAGGAGTTGATCGTCCTTCACGGCTTCTCGGAGCCGCGATGCTTTCGTAGCGATGAGTGTCTCGAAATTCACAAAATTCAGTAATGGCGTTTCAATCAGCTGACATTGTGAGATAGGACCCCGAACTCGGATCAAGGGTTCGTTTGCAAAGACGGGTGTGCCCTCTTCCACGGCATCCACGTCGCATGTGAACTTGAGCTCGGCCATCGCATCCAGAAAGTCCTCAGAAAACAGACGTTTTCCGTCTGCACCCGTCAGTCTTGAAAGATAGGAGATTTCTTCACTTGAAAACCGAAAGTTCTCTAGAAACTCGGCGGCCCTTTCAAGCCCACATGCCAGCGCATAACCGCCTTTGAACGGGG
This Microvenator marinus DNA region includes the following protein-coding sequences:
- a CDS encoding DNA ligase; this translates as MNRHTPKITREVVMTEENELPRVQGKTVVLTGALTGMTRAEATAALEAIGAYVLPSVTKKTDMVFYGGKPGSKLAKAESLGIPVYDESVLNALLESEPIVAVESRDAPSAKVLQEIEDGEVVEVKGSGASPYQVKNVGGVYSCSCPAWRNQSVAIDVRTCKHLRAIRGEEAEAERCGGEHNVRKTAKTESDKPQLLLAQSWETHVDPSGWWMSEKLDGVRAYWDGSTFWSRQGNEFLAPDWFVEGLPETPLDGELWMARGAFQKTVGIVKRQDRGKLWADLKYVVFDAPDHGGVFEDRLDFLHKTLAPGAHEYGLALEHALCEGFDHLAEELRRVESLGGEGLMLREKGSLYIGSRSTTLLKVKTFYDAEAKVIGYTDGAGRHRGRIGALMLARPDGITFNCGTGLSDAERKNPPALGTIVTYRFQELTDGGVPRFPSYIGVRADAEWPDDA
- a CDS encoding CapA family protein, translating into MRRIFWLALTCSALVACGTDDTEELNFDPSGDTEEGDEYEEFVAGKADSPTGFGADIEFDAACETGDELTIASVGDVLLHARLQQQAFAEPDRYISLWSGVKDLMEQADITYANLEGPTAPGTNAYGRDVPDPGLRYDNVVYTSYPMFNYHPALLDDLMASGVDVVSTANNHSLDRRSLGADRTIDELNQRGLPHTGVRKSDSSSEDWWTVVEAKGWKVAFLACTYGTNGIPDPHKQVLMCFQHADKIESMIQTLSARSDLDAVIVTPHWGAEYTANPSREQFQLAHRFLEAGAIAILGNHPHVIQPWERYVTSDGRETFVMYSHGNFVSGQRQLPRRSTLILYLGLARTAEGVKVRGARYIPLHMTDTGNGLTLESVDRVGKYADARQHVTRLMGSRYLLSPNDDLVTNPQCDPDWVAPHAHDGWVGGSCESSDSCSQDTQCDTDLPGGFCTMPCTTTCPDLARRPTTFCVDLGDGNGSCVLQCTESGECREGYSCEVEQRLNQPGTLRKVCIPTPIQE
- the csrA gene encoding carbon storage regulator CsrA codes for the protein MLTLTRKVGESIRIGNDIEIVVKEIRRNQVRIGIIAPRDVPIYREEVYDNLKPEDGDEDPES
- a CDS encoding nicotinate phosphoribosyltransferase; amino-acid sequence: MNHSVLLTDLYQLTMADAYYQSGKAEDEAVFHLYFRKPPFKGGYALACGLERAAEFLENFRFSSEEISYLSRLTGADGKRLFSEDFLDAMAELKFTCDVDAVEEGTPVFANEPLIRVRGPISQCQLIETPLLNFVNFETLIATKASRLREAVKDDQLLEFGMRRAQGPDGAMAASRAAYVGGADATSNVLAGMKFGIPVKGTHAHSWVMSFDTEREAFEAYARAMPHNSVFLVDTYDTLDGVRRATEMAKIIEEKGHRLGGIRLDSGDLAYLSIEARKILDQAGLNDAKIVASNDLNENIIESLKAQGARIDVWGVGTQLATAYDQPALGGVYKLAAIREKGGDWEHRLKLSEQAVKVSTPGILGVRRYFDGQTYAGDLIYDELSGIDEPATLVDPADFTRRKPVSTFEFEELLVPIFRDGSRVYQSPGAEAARRRARTELLKFHASIRRFMNPHEYPVGFDARLHTLKTELILKARGLAQP